From Streptomyces chrestomyceticus JCM 4735, one genomic window encodes:
- the gdhA gene encoding NADP-specific glutamate dehydrogenase, with amino-acid sequence MSTVHAGTGTAGRGTSVSWEFLHQELVRRNPGEPEFHQAALEVLQTLAPALAARPEYAEAAILERICEPERQILFRVPWQDDFGAVHVNRGFRVEFNSALGPYKGGLRFHPSVNLGIVKFLGFEQIFKNALTGLNIGGGKGGSDFDPRGRSDAEVMRFCQSFMTELHRHLGEHTDVPAGDIGVGGREIGYLFGQYRRIANRWEAGVLTGKGLGWGGSTVRTEATGYGNVLFTAEMLRQRGEDLDGQQVVVSGSGNVAVYTIEKAQALGANVLTCSDSGGYVIDEKGIDLALLKQVKEAERGRVEDYADRRGASARYVPGGRVWDVACDVALPSATQNELDADAARILVRNGVKAVSEGANMPTTPGAVALFQEAGVAFGPGKAANAGGVATSALEMRQNSGRESWDFERTEGELAAIMRNIHDTCYETAERHGLPGDYVTGANIAGFERVAEAMLAQGLI; translated from the coding sequence ATGTCGACAGTTCATGCCGGGACCGGTACGGCCGGGCGGGGAACATCGGTGTCGTGGGAGTTCCTGCACCAGGAACTGGTGCGGCGCAACCCCGGAGAGCCCGAGTTCCACCAGGCCGCACTCGAAGTGCTGCAGACGCTCGCCCCGGCGCTGGCGGCCCGTCCCGAGTACGCCGAGGCCGCGATCCTGGAGCGGATCTGCGAACCGGAGCGCCAGATCCTCTTCCGCGTGCCGTGGCAGGACGACTTCGGAGCCGTCCACGTCAACCGCGGCTTCCGGGTGGAGTTCAACAGCGCCCTCGGGCCCTACAAGGGCGGGCTGCGCTTCCACCCCTCCGTCAACCTCGGCATCGTCAAGTTCCTCGGCTTCGAGCAGATCTTCAAGAACGCCCTCACCGGACTGAACATCGGCGGCGGCAAGGGCGGCAGCGACTTCGACCCGCGCGGCCGCTCCGACGCCGAGGTGATGCGGTTCTGCCAGTCCTTCATGACCGAACTCCACCGCCACCTGGGCGAGCACACCGACGTACCGGCGGGCGACATCGGCGTCGGCGGCCGGGAGATCGGCTACCTCTTCGGCCAGTACCGGCGGATCGCCAACCGCTGGGAGGCCGGGGTGCTGACCGGCAAGGGACTCGGCTGGGGCGGCTCCACGGTCCGTACGGAGGCCACCGGCTACGGCAATGTGCTCTTCACCGCCGAGATGCTGCGGCAGCGCGGCGAGGACCTGGACGGCCAGCAGGTCGTCGTCTCCGGCTCCGGCAACGTCGCCGTCTACACGATCGAGAAGGCCCAGGCGCTCGGCGCGAACGTGCTGACCTGCTCGGACTCCGGCGGCTACGTGATCGACGAGAAGGGCATCGACCTCGCTCTGCTCAAGCAGGTCAAGGAGGCCGAACGGGGCCGCGTGGAGGACTACGCGGACCGGCGCGGCGCCTCCGCCCGGTACGTGCCCGGCGGCCGGGTCTGGGACGTGGCCTGCGACGTCGCGCTGCCCTCCGCGACCCAGAACGAACTGGACGCCGACGCCGCCCGCATCCTCGTGCGCAACGGCGTCAAGGCCGTCTCCGAAGGCGCCAACATGCCGACGACGCCCGGCGCGGTGGCCCTCTTCCAGGAGGCGGGCGTGGCCTTCGGGCCGGGCAAGGCGGCCAACGCGGGCGGCGTGGCCACCAGCGCCCTGGAGATGCGGCAGAACTCCGGCCGCGAATCGTGGGATTTCGAGCGCACCGAGGGCGAGCTCGCGGCGATCATGCGCAACATCCACGACACCTGCTACGAGACCGCGGAGCGTCACGGCCTGCCGGGCGACTACGTCACGGGCGCGAACATCGCGGGCTTCGAGCGGGTGGCGGAGGCGATGCTGGCACAGGGGCTGATCTGA
- the murJ gene encoding murein biosynthesis integral membrane protein MurJ — MVEGTRTDTHRRNTAGHSGGREADAALGAGGERETDDGAGAAPGGLRRSSLLMAAGTVVSRATGLFRGVLQAAALGTGLLATTYNTANLVPMSLYTLLIGGALNAVLVPQLVRARVEHQDGGRAHEQRLVTLVLSVLGVGTLLAVWAAPEIVSLYTTDTPGNHAAYELTVVFARFLLPQIFFYGVYGILGQVLNARGKFGAMMWTPVLNNVVLIAMFGAYVGLLTVPETVAEITDAQVRLLGVGTTIGIALQALALIPYAREAGFRFRPRFDWRGTGLRKSANAARWTLLFVLVNLVSMTVVTHYATAADQELPKAGVGFSSYTYAQNIWGLPQSIVTVSLITALLPRMTRAVAEQRLDDLRDDLSRALRISGTVIVPAAVFFVAFGPEMAQLLYAHGAASAESAVPLGQMLQALGLGLIPFSAQSLLLRGFYAFEDTRTPFLMAAWISAVNIALATACHLLLPARWAVVGMAAAYAVSYGVGLLASAYLLRRRLEGRLDGHRLSRTYGKLTGAALAAGAVGWAAAHACAGATGDAFWSTALALVAGAATMALLFLLLARALRISELRSLPGLR, encoded by the coding sequence ATGGTGGAGGGAACGCGTACGGATACGCACCGACGGAACACGGCCGGACACAGCGGGGGCAGGGAGGCGGATGCGGCATTAGGGGCCGGTGGTGAGAGGGAGACGGACGACGGGGCCGGAGCGGCCCCCGGCGGTCTGCGCCGCTCCTCCCTCCTGATGGCCGCGGGCACGGTCGTCTCCCGCGCGACCGGCCTGTTCCGGGGCGTCCTCCAGGCCGCCGCCCTCGGTACGGGCCTGCTGGCCACCACGTACAACACCGCCAACCTCGTCCCGATGAGCCTGTACACACTGCTGATCGGCGGCGCGCTCAACGCCGTGCTCGTGCCGCAGCTCGTACGGGCCCGGGTGGAGCACCAGGACGGCGGACGGGCGCACGAGCAGCGGCTGGTCACGCTCGTCCTGTCCGTCCTCGGCGTCGGCACGCTGCTCGCGGTGTGGGCCGCGCCCGAGATCGTCAGCCTGTACACGACGGACACGCCGGGCAACCACGCCGCCTACGAACTGACTGTCGTCTTCGCCCGGTTCCTGCTGCCGCAGATCTTCTTCTACGGGGTGTACGGCATCCTGGGGCAGGTGCTCAACGCGCGCGGGAAGTTCGGCGCGATGATGTGGACGCCGGTGCTCAACAACGTCGTGCTGATCGCCATGTTCGGCGCGTACGTGGGCCTGCTGACCGTTCCGGAGACGGTGGCGGAGATCACCGACGCGCAGGTGCGGCTGCTCGGCGTGGGCACCACGATCGGCATCGCCCTCCAGGCCCTCGCGCTGATCCCCTACGCGCGCGAGGCGGGCTTCCGCTTCCGGCCGCGCTTCGACTGGCGCGGCACCGGGCTGCGCAAGAGTGCCAACGCGGCGCGCTGGACACTGTTGTTCGTGCTGGTCAACCTGGTCTCGATGACCGTCGTCACGCACTACGCGACCGCCGCTGACCAAGAATTGCCCAAGGCCGGTGTCGGCTTCTCCTCGTACACGTACGCGCAGAACATCTGGGGCCTGCCGCAGTCCATCGTCACCGTCTCGCTGATCACCGCACTGCTGCCGCGGATGACCCGGGCGGTCGCCGAACAGCGCCTGGACGACCTGCGGGACGACCTCTCCCGCGCGCTGCGGATCAGTGGCACGGTCATCGTCCCGGCCGCCGTCTTCTTCGTGGCCTTCGGCCCGGAGATGGCGCAGTTGCTGTACGCGCACGGCGCCGCCAGTGCGGAATCCGCCGTGCCGCTGGGGCAGATGCTCCAGGCCCTCGGGCTGGGGCTGATCCCGTTCTCCGCCCAGTCGCTGCTGCTGCGCGGCTTCTACGCCTTCGAGGACACCCGTACACCGTTCCTGATGGCCGCCTGGATCTCCGCTGTGAACATCGCGCTCGCCACCGCCTGCCACCTGCTGCTGCCGGCCCGGTGGGCGGTCGTCGGCATGGCCGCCGCGTACGCCGTGTCGTACGGCGTCGGTCTGCTGGCCAGTGCGTACCTGCTGCGCCGCCGCCTGGAAGGGCGGCTGGACGGGCACCGACTGAGCCGTACGTACGGCAAGCTCACCGGTGCCGCGCTGGCCGCCGGGGCGGTGGGCTGGGCGGCGGCCCACGCCTGTGCCGGTGCCACCGGGGACGCCTTCTGGTCCACGGCGCTGGCCCTGGTCGCCGGGGCGGCGACCATGGCGCTGCTCTTCCTGCTGCTGGCGCGCGCCCTGCGGATCAGCGAGCTGCGGTCCCTGCCGGGGCTGCGCTGA
- a CDS encoding VC0807 family protein gives MNSQAPHGTTAATGTGTGEAAGSDKAAGSGKKLEGPRALLLDAGVPIASYYVLTGVFGLSTLAALAWSGALPAARSVWSLVRERRFNAMATVMTVTNVVGLLLSLMAGDERLMLAKDSAVSSTFGLAVLVSALIGRPMLAPTLRPWLTRGDAAKGAAWDRLTARSARFRRVQSRHSAVWGAALLGECVARMIGAFTLPVDTMVWLGTVMLVVAIVVATVVSGAVGVQMMERMLVAEVAADTAAGAAATAPAGSVSAAPAGTAAR, from the coding sequence ATGAACAGCCAGGCCCCGCACGGCACGACGGCCGCGACCGGCACCGGCACCGGTGAGGCGGCCGGGTCCGACAAGGCCGCCGGGTCCGGCAAGAAGCTGGAGGGCCCCCGGGCGCTGCTCCTGGACGCCGGTGTCCCGATCGCGTCGTACTACGTCCTGACCGGGGTTTTCGGTCTGAGCACCCTGGCCGCACTGGCCTGGAGCGGCGCCCTGCCCGCCGCGCGTTCCGTGTGGAGCCTGGTCAGGGAGCGCCGTTTCAACGCCATGGCGACGGTGATGACGGTGACCAACGTCGTCGGTCTGCTGCTGAGTCTGATGGCGGGTGACGAGCGGCTGATGCTGGCCAAGGACAGTGCCGTCAGCAGCACCTTCGGCCTGGCGGTGCTGGTGTCCGCGCTCATCGGACGGCCGATGCTGGCGCCGACGCTCAGGCCGTGGCTGACCCGGGGCGACGCGGCCAAGGGCGCCGCGTGGGACCGGCTGACGGCCCGGTCGGCGCGGTTCCGCCGGGTGCAGAGCCGGCACTCCGCCGTGTGGGGCGCCGCCCTGCTGGGCGAGTGCGTGGCGCGGATGATCGGCGCGTTCACGTTGCCGGTGGACACCATGGTGTGGCTGGGGACGGTGATGCTGGTCGTGGCCATCGTCGTCGCCACTGTGGTCAGCGGGGCGGTCGGCGTCCAGATGATGGAGCGGATGCTGGTGGCCGAGGTGGCGGCGGACACGGCGGCCGGAGCGGCGGCCACCGCCCCGGCCGGTTCCGTCAGCGCAGCCCCGGCAGGGACCGCAGCTCGCTGA
- a CDS encoding aldo/keto reductase gives MRYTLFGRTGLRVSELSLGTMTIGSDWGWGAPEDTSARIVDAYDDAGGNFIDTANNYTDGSSEKILGKLLEGRRDRFVLASKYTCAFRAGDPNAAGSHRKSLVRSVEQSLARLRTDHLDVLWVHARDHFTPVEETMRALDDVVRSGKVLYVGVSDWPAWEIAQANTLAELRGWTAFAGSQLRYSLLERTPERELLPQARAFDLAVLAWAPLAAGKLTGKYRRGEGGRLDVVGDVGDTPDNEEATISAVLEIAEQGGWSPAQVALAWLRQQPGNVIPVIAATKESQLADNLASVDVELDAAALRRLDEVSAVPLGFPHDFLADPGITQNVYGDRWTAIEDRRSGYRRSVRGVR, from the coding sequence GTGCGGTACACACTGTTCGGCAGGACCGGTCTGCGGGTGAGCGAACTGAGCCTGGGCACCATGACCATCGGCTCGGACTGGGGCTGGGGCGCCCCCGAGGACACCAGCGCGCGGATCGTCGACGCGTACGACGACGCGGGCGGCAACTTCATCGACACCGCCAACAACTACACCGACGGCAGCTCCGAGAAGATCCTCGGCAAGCTCCTCGAAGGCCGCCGGGACCGCTTCGTGCTCGCCAGCAAGTACACCTGCGCGTTCCGCGCGGGCGACCCCAACGCGGCGGGCAGCCACCGCAAGAGCCTGGTGCGGTCGGTGGAGCAGAGCCTCGCCCGGCTGCGCACCGACCACCTCGACGTGCTCTGGGTGCACGCGCGGGACCACTTCACGCCCGTCGAGGAGACCATGCGGGCGCTGGACGACGTCGTACGGTCGGGCAAGGTGCTGTACGTCGGGGTGTCCGACTGGCCCGCCTGGGAGATCGCACAGGCGAACACCCTGGCCGAGCTGCGCGGCTGGACCGCGTTCGCGGGCTCGCAGCTCCGCTACAGCCTGCTGGAGCGCACGCCGGAGCGCGAGCTGCTCCCCCAGGCGCGCGCCTTCGACCTGGCCGTCCTGGCGTGGGCCCCGCTGGCGGCCGGGAAGCTGACCGGCAAGTACCGGCGCGGCGAGGGCGGCCGGCTGGACGTCGTCGGGGACGTGGGCGACACCCCGGACAACGAGGAGGCGACGATCTCGGCGGTGCTGGAGATCGCCGAGCAGGGCGGCTGGAGCCCGGCGCAGGTGGCGCTGGCCTGGCTGCGGCAGCAGCCCGGGAACGTCATCCCGGTCATCGCCGCCACCAAGGAGAGCCAGCTCGCCGACAACCTCGCGAGCGTGGACGTCGAGCTGGACGCGGCCGCCCTGCGGCGGCTGGACGAGGTGAGCGCCGTACCGCTGGGCTTCCCGCACGACTTCCTGGCGGACCCCGGGATCACCCAGAACGTCTACGGCGACCGCTGGACCGCCATCGAGGACCGGCGGTCCGGCTACCGGCGGTCGGTGCGCGGGGTGCGCTGA
- a CDS encoding N-acetylmuramoyl-L-alanine amidase has protein sequence MGDAGESGRSAGQGFSRRALLLGGAGTALAGTVAYAVHDDLLRWWWRLPGRKKPRTDGAVDYGGARWVPAAPANWRQADRPDDYTIDRVVIHVVQGGYTDALRVFQSPLHGAAAHYVVRKDGQVAQTVRELDVAYHAGNRAYNERSIGIEHEGFVDRPSSFTAAMYASSARLTAGICRRYGFPADRRHIVGHVEVPGTDHTDPGPHWNWKLYLDLVRAELRRPAPTPGA, from the coding sequence ATGGGAGACGCGGGGGAATCCGGGCGATCGGCCGGTCAGGGCTTCAGCAGACGGGCCCTGCTGCTCGGCGGCGCGGGCACGGCCCTGGCGGGCACCGTCGCGTACGCCGTGCATGACGACCTGCTGCGCTGGTGGTGGCGGCTGCCGGGCCGCAAGAAGCCGCGTACCGACGGGGCCGTGGACTACGGCGGCGCGCGCTGGGTCCCGGCCGCCCCGGCGAACTGGCGGCAGGCCGACCGCCCGGACGACTACACCATCGACCGGGTGGTCATCCACGTCGTCCAGGGCGGCTACACGGACGCGCTGCGGGTCTTCCAGAGCCCGCTGCACGGCGCGGCGGCGCACTACGTGGTGCGCAAGGACGGCCAGGTGGCGCAGACGGTCCGTGAGCTGGACGTGGCGTACCACGCGGGCAACCGCGCGTACAACGAGCGCAGCATAGGCATCGAGCACGAGGGCTTCGTGGACCGCCCGTCCTCCTTCACTGCCGCCATGTACGCATCATCCGCACGCCTCACCGCCGGGATCTGCCGCCGCTACGGCTTCCCCGCCGACCGGCGGCACATCGTGGGCCATGTGGAGGTACCGGGCACCGATCACACCGATCCCGGACCACACTGGAACTGGAAGCTGTACCTGGACCTGGTGCGCGCCGAGCTGCGCCGGCCGGCCCCCACGCCGGGGGCGTGA
- a CDS encoding cysteine desulfurase family protein, translating into MVYLDHAATTPMLPEAVQAMTAQLTVTGNASSLHAAGRRARRTVEEARESLASALGARPSEVVLTAGGTEADNLAVKGLYWARRDADPARTRVLASPVEHHAVLDAVEWLAEHEGASVEWLPVDGYGRVHADAFRAAVARNPDDVALATVMWANNEIGTVMPVRELADVAAEFGIPLHADAVQAFGQLEVDFAASGLAAMTVSAHKIGGPYGVGALLLRREYAPVPVLHGGGQERQVRSGTLDTPGIAAFAAAARYAVEHREEFARDIGALRDDLVKAVRAAAPDAVLGGDPDPAGRLPANAHFSFPGCEGDSLLLLLDAQGIACSTGSACTAGVAQPSHVLLAAGMDADLARGTLRFSLGHTTTEADVAAVAEAIGPVVERARSAGLS; encoded by the coding sequence ATGGTTTACCTCGACCACGCCGCCACCACCCCGATGCTCCCGGAGGCGGTGCAGGCGATGACCGCCCAGCTGACCGTCACCGGCAACGCGTCCTCGTTGCACGCCGCCGGCCGGCGGGCCCGGCGCACCGTCGAGGAGGCGCGGGAATCCCTCGCCTCCGCGCTCGGCGCGCGCCCCAGTGAGGTGGTCCTCACCGCGGGCGGCACCGAAGCCGACAACCTCGCGGTCAAGGGCCTGTACTGGGCCCGCCGGGACGCCGACCCGGCCCGTACCCGCGTCCTCGCCAGCCCCGTCGAGCACCACGCCGTCCTGGACGCCGTGGAGTGGCTCGCCGAGCACGAGGGCGCGTCGGTCGAATGGCTGCCCGTCGACGGGTACGGACGGGTGCACGCCGACGCGTTCCGCGCGGCGGTCGCCCGCAACCCCGACGACGTCGCGCTGGCCACCGTCATGTGGGCCAACAACGAGATCGGCACGGTCATGCCGGTCCGGGAACTGGCCGACGTCGCGGCGGAGTTCGGCATTCCGCTGCACGCCGACGCGGTCCAGGCGTTCGGGCAACTGGAGGTCGACTTCGCGGCCTCCGGCCTGGCCGCCATGACCGTCTCCGCGCACAAGATCGGCGGACCGTACGGCGTCGGCGCGCTGCTGCTGCGCCGCGAGTACGCGCCCGTACCCGTCCTGCACGGCGGCGGCCAGGAGCGGCAGGTGCGCTCCGGCACGCTGGACACCCCCGGCATCGCCGCGTTCGCCGCCGCCGCGCGGTACGCCGTCGAGCACCGCGAGGAGTTCGCCCGCGACATCGGCGCCCTGCGCGACGACCTGGTCAAGGCCGTACGGGCCGCCGCCCCGGACGCCGTCCTCGGCGGCGACCCCGACCCGGCGGGCCGCCTCCCCGCCAACGCGCACTTCTCCTTCCCCGGCTGCGAGGGCGACTCCCTGCTCCTCCTCCTGGACGCCCAGGGCATCGCCTGCTCCACCGGCTCCGCCTGCACCGCGGGCGTCGCCCAGCCCAGCCACGTCCTGCTCGCCGCGGGCATGGACGCCGACCTCGCACGCGGCACGCTGCGCTTCTCCCTCGGCCACACCACCACCGAGGCGGACGTGGCGGCGGTGGCGGAGGCGATCGGTCCGGTGGTGGAACGGGCGCGGAGCGCGGGGCTGAGCTGA
- a CDS encoding alpha/beta fold hydrolase has product MTQWLLDRSYRSTSGEVRWTTLGEDGAPPLVLLHGTPFSSYVWRGVARALAARFQVYVWDLPGYGASEMSAGQDVSLARQAEVFTELLAHWGLSDREPTVVAHDFGGYVALRAHLVHGVRYGRLALVGPTALPGWGSATYRLLGEHPDVFSQLPPALHRALVTEYISSASSPGMHPAVLEQLVAPWCTERGQPAFYRQIEQNGLDVTADLTQEEYRRVATPTLVTWGAQDAWNPVTLAHDLAAMIPGARLHLFGGAGHLVQEDAPAELAAVLGAFTA; this is encoded by the coding sequence ATGACACAGTGGCTTCTGGACCGTTCGTACCGCAGTACCTCCGGCGAAGTGCGCTGGACCACGCTCGGCGAGGACGGGGCGCCGCCCCTGGTCCTGCTGCACGGGACACCGTTCTCCTCCTACGTCTGGCGAGGCGTCGCCCGCGCGCTGGCCGCCCGGTTCCAGGTGTACGTCTGGGACCTGCCGGGCTACGGCGCGTCGGAGATGTCCGCGGGGCAGGACGTCTCTCTCGCGCGGCAGGCCGAGGTCTTCACCGAACTGCTCGCCCACTGGGGACTCAGCGACCGGGAACCCACCGTCGTCGCCCACGACTTCGGCGGCTACGTGGCACTGCGGGCCCATCTGGTGCACGGCGTGCGCTACGGGCGCCTCGCGCTCGTCGGCCCGACCGCCCTGCCCGGCTGGGGCTCCGCCACGTACCGCCTGCTCGGCGAGCACCCCGACGTCTTCTCGCAGCTTCCTCCCGCCCTGCACCGCGCGCTGGTGACGGAGTACATCTCGTCCGCGAGCAGCCCCGGCATGCACCCGGCCGTCCTGGAGCAGCTCGTCGCACCCTGGTGCACGGAGCGGGGACAGCCCGCCTTCTACCGGCAGATCGAGCAGAACGGGCTGGACGTCACCGCGGACCTCACACAGGAGGAGTACCGCAGGGTCGCTACGCCGACGCTGGTCACCTGGGGTGCGCAGGACGCGTGGAACCCCGTCACGCTGGCCCACGACCTCGCGGCGATGATCCCCGGCGCCCGGCTGCACCTCTTCGGGGGAGCCGGGCACCTCGTGCAGGAGGACGCGCCCGCGGAGCTGGCGGCGGTACTCGGGGCGTTCACCGCGTAG